In the genome of Deltaproteobacteria bacterium, the window GTGTTTCTGGGGCGGGAAACGGGCGACGCCCTGACCTGGCCCGAGGGCGCGCCCCTGGCGGTTCTGCCGGACCTGTCCGCAGCGCTGGGCGATGCGGCCCGCGCCCATGTGAGCCTGCCCAGGGCCAGCTTTCCCGTCCCGGAACTGGCCCGACGCGCGGCGGGCCTGGGCAATGTCCATCAGGACCCGGACCCGGACGGGGTTTACCGCCGCATCGGGCTGTTCGGTCTGTTTGACGGTCGCGTCGTGCCGTCCCTGGCCTTGGCCTCCTATCTGGCCGCCCATCCGGGAGCGCGGATCGAGGCGACGGACCGAGGCCCGCGCCTGGACGGCCGTCTGCTGCCCTTGGATGGCGAGGGCCAGGCCCTGATCAATTTCCATACCCCGGCCGGGACCTATGAAATCCACAGCGCGGCGGCCATCATCCGCAGTGAATTGCTCCTGCGGGAAGGCCAGACCCCGGATATCGACCCGGCGGCATTCCGCGACGCCCATGTCCTGTTCGGCTTTTCCGCGCCCGGCCTGTTCGATCTGCGGCCCGCGCCCATTTCCGGGGTCTATTCC includes:
- a CDS encoding CHASE2 domain-containing protein, whose product is MHATSQTIRRIRQALLAAAIGIVLAWGLFGAGMLDSFETRTFDWRSRLLAAPYSDAPPIRVIMLDQASLDWAARENGLSWPWPREMYAVILDFCRRAGAASVAFDVLYTEPSSYGVADDQTLGRAGEEFGRMVLPVFLGRETGDALTWPEGAPLAVLPDLSAALGDAARAHVSLPRASFPVPELARRAAGLGNVHQDPDPDGVYRRIGLFGLFDGRVVPSLALASYLAAHPGARIEATDRGPRLDGRLLPLDGEGQALINFHTPAGTYEIHSAAAIIRSELLLREGQTPDIDPAAFRDAHVLFGFSAPGLFDLRPAPISGVYS